The Colias croceus chromosome 3, ilColCroc2.1 genome includes a region encoding these proteins:
- the LOC123705836 gene encoding larval/pupal rigid cuticle protein 66-like produces the protein MFSKVAVFALFVAVAQCSAIHGGNYNSFSYGVSDPHTGDVKSQHETRVGDNVVGQYSLLESDGTRRTVDYAADAHNGFNAVVRKDPALVAHSAVVAAPVAAAHLTYSAPVVANSYAYGANTYAYGAHAAPVSYVRAAPVAYAHAAPVAYSAHASPLAYNSYSYAAAPVAYNAYSTLGHGYGYGAHGLAY, from the exons ATGTTCTCCAAG GTCGCAGTTTTCGCTTTATTCGTTGCCGTTGCGCAATGCAGCGCCATCCACGGAGGCAACTACAACAGCTTCTCCTATGGAGTCTCTGACCCCCACACCGGTGATGTCAAGAGCCAGCACGAGACCCGCGTCGGTGACAATGTGGTCGGCCAATACTCCCTGCTCGAGTCTGACGGTACCCGGCGGACGGTGGACTACGCTGCTGACGCCCACAACGGCTTCAACGCTGTTGTGCGCAAGGACCCCGCTCTGGTCGCCCACTCTGCCGTGGTAGCCGCTCCCGTTGCCGCCGCTCACCTCACCTACTCCGCTCCCGTTGTCGCAAACTCCTACGCGTACGGCGCTAACACCTACGCGTACGGTGCCCACGCCGCTCCCGTTTCTTACGTCCGCGCCGCTCCCGTAGCGTACGCTCACGCTGCTCCCGTCGCGTACTCCGCCCACGCTTCCCCCTTGGCCTACAACTCTTACTCTTACGCTGCTGCTCCCGTTGCCTACAACGCATACTCCACCCTTGGTCATGGTTACGGCTATGGCGCCCATGGACTCGCCTATTAG
- the LOC123705838 gene encoding larval/pupal rigid cuticle protein 66-like, whose protein sequence is MASKFVVLALLVVAAQGSAIHGANYNSFSYGVSDPHTGDVKSQHETRVGDNVVGQYSLLESDGTRRTVDYAADAHNGFNAVVRKDPALVAHSAVVAAPVATAHLTYSAPVVANSYAYGANTYAYGAHAAPVSYVRAAPVAYSHAAPVAYSAHASPLAYNSYSYAAAPVAYNAYSTLGHGYGYGAHGLAY, encoded by the exons ATGGCCTCTAAg tttgTCGTCCTTGCCCTCTTGGTGGTTGCCGCCCAAGGCAGCGCCATCCACGGAGCTAACTACAACAGCTTCTCCTATGGAGTCTCTGACCCCCACACCGGTGACGTCAAGAGCCAGCACGAGACTCGCGTCGGTGACAACGTGGTCGGCCAATACTCCCTGCTCGAGTCTGACGGAACCCGGCGGACGGTGGACTACGCTGCTGACGCCCACAACGGCTTCAACGCTGTCGTGCGCAAGGACCCAGCTCTGGTCGCCCACTCTGCCGTGGTAGCCGCTCCCGTTGCCACCGCTCACCTCACCTACTCCGCTCCCGTTGTCGCAAACTCCTACGCGTACGGCGCCAACACCTACGCGTACGGCGCCCACGCCGCTCCCGTGTCTTACGTCCGCGCCGCTCCCGTAGCATACTCCCACGCCGCTCCCGTCGCGTACTCTGCCCACGCTTCCCCCTTGGCCTACAACTCTTACTCTTACGCCGCAGCTCCCGTTGCCTACAACGCATACTCCACCCTTGGTCATGGCTACGGCTATGGCGCCCATGGACTCGCCTATTAG
- the LOC123706026 gene encoding calphotin-like produces the protein MAAKVVVLTALVALAHASVVPVAKVDTDYTSFAYDVADPYTGDFKSQVETRSGGVVQGQYSLLDADGTKRTVDYSADDVNGFNAVVRKDPAVIASVAAAPAVVAPAVAPAVVAARTYAAPVVASAPVVASAPAVVASAPAVVATKAVAAPTFYAASAPSLVATSSFAAPSYYAAAPAYSYASSAPVFARTYAASAPVFSTYAASVPAVSHSSSYSSSGPVFSSYAGAPVIARSYAAPALYSTGHSLFAPSAYARYASPYYSTYCISQIDIITMAAKFVALLCALAVAHGSVVPADNEASSFEYGVADPNTGDYKNQVESRVNGVVRGQYSLIEPDGTKRIVDYTADDVNGFNAVVRKEPAVSGVVGAAAPAVVAARSYATPSVVAPVTYARSYTPSTVVTSPVYATSAPLVAARSYAAPTVYSSAAPAVVAARSYAAPSVVTPVTYTRSYVAPSVVAPVTYARSYTPSTVVASAPLVAARSYTAPAVYSRSYLAPSVYSQAYSPYYNTYGTFPVNYSY, from the exons ATGGCAGCTAAG GTTGTAGTTCTTACCGCTCTGGTGGCTCTGGCCCATGCCTCAGTAGTACCAGTAGCGAAAGTAGACACCGACTACACAAGCTTCGCGTACGATGTGGCGGACCCCTACACTGGTGACTTCAAGAGCCAAGTGGAGACCCGTTCTGGAGGCGTTGTTCAAGGCCAATACTCCTTGCTCGACGCTGACGGTACCAAGCGCACCGTTGACTACAGCGCTGATGATGTGAACGGTTTCAACGCGGTTGTACGCAAGGACCCCGCAGTGATTGCGTCTGTTGCTGCTGCTCCCGCTGTCGTTGCTCCCGCCGTTGCTCCTGCTGTTGTTGCCGCCCGCACATACGCTGCACCTGTCGTTGCCAGCGCTCCCGTAGTAGCGTCCGCCCCAGCCGTAGTTGCGTCAGCTCCCGCCGTTGTTGCCACCAAGGCTGTTGCTGCCCCTACTTTTTACGCAGCATCAGCTCCGTCTCTGGTAGCAACTAGCTCATTCGCCGCTCCTTCATATTACGCTGCCGCTCCCGCATACTCGTATGCTTCATCTGCCCCAGTTTTTGCTCGCACATACGCCGCTTCTGCCCCAGTATTCAGTACGTACGCTGCGTCTGTTCCAGCTGTCTCTCATTCTTCTTCTTATTCTTCATCTGGCCCAGTGTTCAGCTCTTACGCCGGTGCCCCTGTGATTGCCCGTTCCTACGCTGCCCCCGCTCTTTACAGCACTGGTCACTCTCTCTTTGCCCCTAGCGCGTACGCCCGGTATGCTTCTCCATACTACTCAACCTACTG TATCAGTCAAATAGACATAATCACCATGGCAGCTAAG TTCGTCGCCCTTCTCTGCGCTTTGGCCGTAGCCCACGGCTCAGTGGTGCCAGCTGACAACGAAGCGTCCAGCTTCGAATACGGCGTGGCTGATCCCAACACTGGCGACTACAAGAACCAAGTGGAGAGCCGCGTAAACGGCGTCGTCCGCGGCCAGTACTCCCTCATCGAGCCCGACGGCACCAAACGCATCGTCGACTACACCGCTGACGATGTCAACGGCTTCAACGCTGTTGTACGCAAGGAGCCAGCAGTCAGTGGCGTCGTTGGTGCCGCTGCTCCCGCGGTTGTCGCCGCCCGCTCCTACGCCACTCCCTCCGTGGTCGCGCCCGTGACGTACGCCCGCTCCTACACTCCATCTACCGTCGTCACGTCGCCCGTGTACGCTACCTCTGCTCCTCTGGTCGCTGCCCGCTCATACGCCGCCCCCACTGTATACAGCAG TGCTGCTCCCGCGGTTGTCGCCGCCCGCTCCTACGCAGCTCCCTCCGTAGTCACGCCCGTGACATATACCCGCTCCTACGTCGCTCCCTCCGTGGTCGCGCCCGTGACATACGCCCGCTCCTACACTCCATCTACCGTCGTCGCGTCTGCTCCTCTGGTCGCTGCCCGCTCATACACCGCCCCCGCTGTATACAGCAGATCCTACTTGGCTCCCAGTGTTTACTCCCAGGCTTATTCTCCCTACTACAACACCTACGGCACATTCCCAGTCAATTACAGCTActaa
- the LOC123706027 gene encoding larval/pupal rigid cuticle protein 66-like encodes MASKFVALLCAFAVAHGSVVPADNEASSFEYGVADPNTGDYKNQVESRVNGVVRGQYSLIEPDGTKRIVDYTADDVNGFNAVVRKEPAVGGVVGTTASAVVAPAVVEARSYAAPSVVTPVTYTRSYAAPSVVAPVTYARSYTPSTVVASPVYATSAPLVAARSYTAPAVYSRSYLSPSVYSQTYSPYYNTYGTFPVNYSY; translated from the exons ATGGCATCTAAG TTCGTCGCCCTTCTCTGCGCCTTCGCCGTAGCCCACGGCTCAGTGGTGCCTGCTGACAACGAAGCGTCCAGCTTCGAATACGGCGTGGCTGACCCCAACACCGGTGACTACAAGAACCAAGTGGAGAGTCGCGTAAACGGCGTCGTCCGCGGCCAGTACTCCCTCATCGAGCCCGACGGCACCAAGCGCATCGTCGACTACACCGCTGACGATGTCAACGGCTTCAACGCTGTTGTACGCAAAGAGCCAGCAGTCGGTGGCGTCGTTGGTACCACTGCTTCAGCCGTGGTCGCCCCCGCCGTTGTCGAAGCCCGCTCTTATGCCGCTCCCTCCGTAGTAACGCCCGTGACGTACACCCGCTCCTACGCGGCTCCTTCCGTGGTCGCGCCCGTGACGTACGCCCGCTCCTACACTCCATCTACCGTCGTCGCGTCGCCCGTGTACGCCACCTCTGCTCCTCTGGTCGCTGCCCGCTCATACACCGCCCCCGCTGTATACAGCAGATCCTACTTGTCTCCCAGCGTGTACTCCCAGACTTACTCTCCCTACTACAACACCTACGGCACATTCCCAGTCAATTACAGCTActaa
- the LOC123705837 gene encoding myb/SANT-like DNA-binding domain-containing protein 3 isoform X2, giving the protein MSERKRSPNWYMSEKMLLVELVNDHYDIVESKRTDTASMKQKNAGWVKISEEYNSQTNLVHRTAENLKSQWEVLKKFTKRTIRLSMTQTEDGPAKPECSDPLFNRIMAMVSPEGFEHVNVNDTDTNMATTSTEEFEHVNVDDTDAKVVNNKIILEEKQDLQRKKIKEIEMQMRFSTEEREEARKMFDINFKIKQEILKQERIKTSLLLKRMRLAKFRRK; this is encoded by the exons atgtcGGAAAGAAAACGTAGTCCGAACTGGTATATGTCAGAAAAGATGTTGCTAGTGGAGCTG GTAAATGATCATTATGACATAGTTGAAAGTAAACGCACCGATACCGCttcaatgaaacaaaaaaacgcAGGGTGGGTTAAAATTTCGGAAGAATATAATTCGCAAACCAATTTAGTCCATCGAACAGctgaaaatttgaaatctcAGTGGGAGGTCTTGAAAAAATTCACCAAAAGGACTATCCGGCTGAGTATGACACAAACAG aggATGGACCTGCAAAACCTGAATGTAGCGACCCATTGTTTAACAGAATTATGGCCATGGTATCGCCAGAGGGATTTGAACATGTCAATGTAAATGACACGGACACCAACATGGCCACTACATCAACAGAGGAATTTGAACATGTTAATGTAGATGACACGGACGCAAAAGTCGTCAACAATAAGATTATTCTAGAAGAGAAACAAgatttacaaagaaaaaaaattaaagaaattgaAATGCAAATGAGATTTAGTACTGAGGAAAGAGAAGAAGCAAGAAAAATGTTTgatatcaattttaaaattaagcaaGAGATATTAAAACAAGAGagaataaaaacaagtttgttGCTAAAACGAATGCGATTAGCTAAAtttagaagaaaataa
- the LOC123705837 gene encoding uncharacterized protein LOC123705837 isoform X1, whose translation MSERKRSPNWYMSEKMLLVELVNDHYDIIKNKRTDSASNRQKNEEWVKISEEYNSQTNLVHRTAESLKSQWECLKNSTKKTLRLSKTHPEDGPAKPESSDPLFNRIMAIISPEEFEHVNIDDTDTNMAKTSTEGFEHANVEDKDTKVVNNNIVLEETQEDLQRKKIEATEMQMRYSAEEREEARKMFDINFKIKQEILKQERIKTSLLLKQMRLAKFRRK comes from the exons atgtcGGAAAGAAAACGTAGTCCGAACTGGTATATGTCAGAAAAGATGTTGCTAGTGGAGCTGGTAAATGATCATTATGAcataatcaaaaataaacGCACCGATAGCGCATCAAATAGACAAAAAAACGAAGAGTGGGTTAAAATATCGGAAGAATATAATTCGCAAACCAATTTAGTCCATCGAACAGCAGAAAGTTTGAAATCTCAGTGGGAGTGCTTGAAAAATTCCACCAAAAAGACTCTCCGGCTGAGCAAGACACATCCAG aggATGGACCTGCAAAACCTGAAAGTAGCGACCCATTGTTTAACAGAATTATGGCCATAATATCGCCAGAGGAATTTGAACATGTCAATATAGATGACACGGACACCAACATGGCCAAGACATCAACAGAGGGATTTGAACATGCCAATGTAGAAGACAAGGACACCAAAGTTGtcaacaataatattgttcTAGAAGAGACACAAGAAgatttacaaagaaaaaaaattgaagcAACTGAAATGCAAATGAGATATAGTGCTGAGGAAAGAGAAGAAGCAAGAAAAatgtttgatataaattttaaaattaagcaaGAGATATTGAAACAAGAGAGAATTAAAACAAGTTTGTTGCTAAAACAAATGCGACTAGCTAAAtttagaagaaaataa